The DNA window TGCGGAACATGGCCGACGGACTGATCGACAGCCGCAAGGACACCACATACCTGACGGTGTCCTGGAACCAGCTGAAGAACGAGAACAAGGCCTTCGGCATCGGCTGGACCGACCACGTCACCGCCGACGTCACAATCCACCACAACTGGTTCCACGAGACCGAGCAGCGCAACCCGTCGACGGACAACGTGGCACACGCCCACCTCTACAACAACTTCATGCAGGACGACCCGGACTCGTCCATCACCTCCTCCTACGGCAACTACGCGCGCGGCGGGACGAAGATGGTGCTGGAGAACAGCTACTTCGAGGGAATGAACAACCCGGTCATCAAGGACGGCACGGCCGCTCTCGTGCAGCGCGGCAATGTCTTCGTGGACACCACCGGCCGCAACGAGAGCGGTGGCACGGCCTTCGACCCCACGACCTACTACCGCTACACCCTCGACGCGGCCGCCGACGTCCCCTCGAAGGTGAAGTCCGGCGCCGGCCCCCGCCCCGCCATCGGCACGGCGGCGAAGAACCCCGCCGCTGCGGCCGCGACCACCCTGACCGTGGCCAAGGACGGATCCGGCACGTACAAGACGGTCCAGGCCGCGGTGGACGCCGTACCCGTCGGCAATCCCTCCCGCGTGGTCATCTCGGTCAAGCCGGGCACGTACCGCGAGACGGTGGACGTTCCGGCGAGCAAGCCGCACATCACCATCCAGGGCTCGGGCGCGAGCCGCAAGGACACGGTGATCGTGTACGGCAACGCGGCCGGCATGCGGAAGCCGGACGGTTCGGGCACGTACGGCACACCGGGCAGCGCCACGGTCGCCGTCCGGTCGGACGACTCCCAACTCCGCAACCTCAGCGTCTCCAACGACTTCGACGAGGCCGCGAACCAGTCCCTGAACGGCCACCAGGCAGTCGCCCTGCTCACGGCTGCGGACAAGATCGTGCTGGACGGCGTCATCGTCACCGGCGACCAGGACACCCTGGAGATGGAAACCGCGGCGCCGGACAAGCCCGGCCGCGTCTACGTCACCAACTCCTACGTCGTCGGCAACGTCGACTTCATCTTCGGCCGTGCCACCGCGGTGATCGACCAGTCGGTCATCACCCTCAAGAAGCGCTGGAACGGCACCTCGGCCGGCTACATCACCGCCCCGAGCACCCCGGCCGGCCGCAACGGCATCCTCATCAACCGCTCCACGGTCAACGGCGACGTGGCCGCGTCCTCCTTCCACCTCGGCCGGAACTGGCACCCCGGTGGGGACAAGACGGTCGACCCCCAGGCCACCGTCCGCAATTCCAACCTCAGCGCCGCGATCAAGCGCACGCCCTGGACCGACATGGGCGGCTTCTCCTGGAAGGACGACCGCTTCGCCGAATACATGAACACCGGCCCGGGCGCCGGCCCGAAGAGCACCGATCGGCCCCACCTGACCGACGCCCAGGCCGCATCCCACGAGGTCTCGCACTGGCTGGGCGGCTGGACCCCGTAGATCGGCGGGCGGGAGAAGGGGGCCGGGGACCGGCATCCTCGCCGCGATCCTCAGCGCCGCGACCCTCCTGCTCTGCGCACGCGCCACCGCCGCAGGCCCCGCGCCTGAGACGGCTTCGTCCGCGCGGGATCACCCCTGCGTTCCCGGCCTCGACAGCAGACGCCCGACGCCGGTTGGACGCGGGCGACGTGTTCCGCCACGCGGGAGCTCCACAGCCGCCACACTCCTGGTGAAGCCCCCACTCAGGGTTGTACCAGGTGAGGGTGAGCGGGCGCTCCCGACCGCTGCAGCGAGTTTGGCCGACCTTGGGGGAGCGCAGGATCGTGCCATTGAGCAGCGCCGACCCGTAGCCCGAATCATGCGTCCCGGGCTGGTCGGGACCTTTCTCGTGTGTGACGAGGTGACGGTGTCGTCCGCAGGGGCCCGGGCCGGATCAGTTGAGGGCGCAGGGGGCCCTGCGGGACTGCCTCCCGCGGTGCGGGAGGCAGTCGAGGCGATCGTGCGGGCGGTGGAAGCCGGTGACGACACCCTCAGCGACCGCGTGCTGCCCGGTTCACGCACATCGCAGACTTCAGCGCCCTCATACACCTGCGCGCCCGCCTGCACACCACGCTGCGCGCAACGACGGACGTACGCCCGAACGGCACGCTCCCCTGCCCGGTTGGGCGGTGGCCCGAGGTAGCCGACGACCAGGCCGCCCTGGCCGTCTTGTGCCGGCAGATGATGGGACGGGCCAGGGCGGGTGCTCAGACCACGCTCGCGGTGGAGAACCTCTGGGACGTGGTGACGTTGCATCAGGGGCATAAGAGCCCCTGATGCAACGTCACCACGTCCGATGGGTTCAAGCGCCGGGCCTCTCGGCGTACCGAACGGTGGATGTTGTCGGCTCGTAGTCCCCAACTGTCCAGCGTCATGTTGAAGAAGACCTCCTCACCCTGGCGTAGACAGCCGTCCTCTCCCTGAATGGCCGAGGCTTCCGCCTGAACGTCAGGCCCGGCACCCTCCTGGCTGATAAGACCGGTGCCCCGGTCTGGGTCGAACCACTTCACGACACCGAAGGGCGACACTCGTCTCACTCTCCGCTCTGCCTGGATCCAGAAGCGACACTGTCCGCCCGGTCTCCACCGAGGGGGAGGGCGTGAGCAGGGGCGTGAACCAGCGGAATGCGGCGTGACTGCAGCCGAGGGGCGCCTGGGGCGAGCAACGCGCCGCAGCGGCGCGTTGCTCGCCGCCTGAGCCGGGTGGGTCCGTTCGGTGGGCACCGGGCGACATGCCACGTCCGACCGGTCCGACCGGTGATGGTAGTCGGGTGGGGGCTGGGCAGGCCCTGCTCGATCCTGTGAACCGCATGCGCCTGCAGCAGTCGTGACCGGGGCGCCGTAAATAGCCTTGGGGTGTGAAGTTCCCCGCGCTGGCCAAGCGCCGCTACGAAGCCCTTTGAGTCACCCCACCCGCCATGCGTCACCGATTTCGCTGCAGAGCATCGGCACCTGCGGCGATGACTTCGGCGAGCCGGTTGGCGAGGTCCGCGTTGCACCCTCCGAGCCGGACGAAGCCGTGGCCGGCCACCGGCCCGTCGTTGCTCAGGGAGGGAAGCGCCAGATCGGCGAGGGCGAGCGCCGCCTGCAGGTTGGTGACAGCCTCGTCACCGGCTTGGTAGGCGGCGTCCTGGCCCCGCTTGTACCGGAAACGTTCGGCGTGGGTCATCTCGTACACCATGTTGCTGACCTTCCATCAGACGTGGGGGTGAGGCGCCGGAGCGCCTTGTGTATTCGGTTCAGCGAGTTATGACATTTGCCGGCTGCGCCAGCACTGGCACACCAGGCCCGTGGCCGCCGGCGCCCCGACCACCTCATGGCCTACAGCACGTTGCTCGGGCGTGCCGCAGCGACCGTATGCACGGTTCGCGGGGATCCGGCGCGCACCGAATCGCGGGTGGGCACGCCCAGGCTCGCTTCGCGAAAGGAACAAGGGTGGGTAGACCGTCAGGCTGAGTGTGCGCACGGCCCGTGACCATCGGTTTCGATCTTCGTTTCAAGGACGCAGGGAACGCCCCTTTGACGTGTGGGAGGACCAAGTTGGCCAGGGAGTTACCCTCTGCTACGGCCTCTGTCCTTCGCGGTTGCCGCTCACGGAAGGTCCGACCCACTCCCGTCGTCATCCGGCAGCGCCGTCTCCGCCGGGACCCTCGGCCAGCATGCTCACTCCGGTGTTCGGACGCGGGACCGCTTCCGCTGATGGCGCGACTGTCAATCGGCCAGACCGCACTGTCGGTACACACCTGCGCTCAGCCCTCCTGCGGGAGCTCACCGGCTCCAGCCGAGCAAGGAGTCGGAGAACGCCACCGCCCCACCGGCATGACCTCGCTCGTCGTTGCAAGGCGACCGTGCTGCGCTACCTCCCCCAGTGACCGGAACCCACTGCCCGGGCGAGGGACCGTGACATCGACGAGTACGCGTAGCACTGCCTCACGCGTGCGACTGTTAGGCCTCTTATCCGACTCCGTGACGGTGGGACGGAGGGTGGACAGCTCTGCCCTCGGGCGCAGAGTAGCCGGGAGGGGTACTGATCGGGCCCCGTCTGGGTGTGGCCGTCTGTCTGAGTGGTGCGGACGCAGATGGCGTCGGGTTTCGGTGTCGCGGAGTGGCTTGGCGAGGCGGTCGCGTGAGTGTGATCTGGCGGACCAACTGCTGGAAGCAGGCCAGCGCCGCGACGGCAGGAAGAGCGGACGCAGCCCCGGCGGTAATCGTTCTGGGCGCCTGGGCTACACACAAGAGCGTGGCCAGGGTGGAGAACAACAAAACGATGGACCAGGAATGGAGTGCGCGGCGCCGGTACAGCGCGGATCTGAGGATCGACAGGGACGCGACCATCCATGGTCCGTAGATCAGCAGGGGCCACCAGCCGACCACTGCGCGAGCCGTGTGGGGCGCGGCGCTGTGCCGCAGGGCGTCGCAGATGGCCAACCCGCTGAGGATGCTCACCACGACGGCGATGGCACCGACCAACACGGCGGTGAACACACTGCCGGTTTGCAGCAGGGTCACTACCGGCGACCTCGGCTTGCTCCGGCGGTGCCCGCCGGAGGGCGGTGTGGGCGCACGTTCAGCAGCGGTGTGGTTCAGCCCTGCGGCCCACCCGGCGGTGCTTGCCGTATCGCCGAGGCCATCGAAGCTGACTCGGGTGAAGCGCTCAGGCTGCCCGGGTGCGGCGCTCTCCTGGAGAAGGATGGCGAGCTCCTCCACCGGGTCCCACGAAGGCTGCGCCTCGCCGGGCCCACCGCGCGGTTGCCCAGTGGAGGGATGCTGTACGGGCTCGGGCCGGTCCCAGAACGCGGACGCCTCCGGCTGAGGGTACAGACCGTGGATGTCAGGTTGTCCGTACGCCTCATACACGGGAGCTGCTACCCGAGCACTCGTCGGCAGCCGCTGCGGACGCTGCCGTGTTCCCCAACCGCCGGCCGAACTCAACCTGGATCACGCTCATCGTGCGGAGGAAGTCCTCAAAAATCGTAGAGGAGTACCGAAGATCGATTTCCAGATCTTCGTGTCCCAGCGTGGCGTTCCGGGTCCCGCCCCAACCCATGGAGGGCGGAGTGAAGATCCACTTCCCGATCCGGGTGGCCCCGGAGTGAAAGCTGTCTTCCTGTCCGTTTTCGTCCGCAGTCCTGCGGAGGGATACGGAGGGCTTTGCTGTCGTCATATTCCATAAACGCTCTCGGTCTTGGTCTGGATGTGTGCCATCCGGGTGATGGTGGTCGACGAGTATGCGTTGACGCCGTTCTATCGGTCCAAACCAACCAGGTGGACCATAGCCGCGCCCTTTTTCCATGCCGCGACGTGGAGCGCTGAGCTGCGACGCAAGCGGCGGGACGGACTTCACCCCGTCCCGCCGGCCGCATGCATGCTCCGATGCGAGGACCCTGGCGCCTGCCGCGTACCTGCGGGGTGGCTCTCCTGCACGGGGAGATCGGACAGGCGTATCGCCGGCTCCCGCCACAGGCCGTCGCCCTTTCTGCCTTCAGCGCCAGTGAGCCCTCATTGTCGGCTCAGGCTCAGGCTCCGGCTTCGCTTCCTGCCTGCCAACCCTCCGTTGGCCACCACAGCCGCCGACCGATCATCGGGAAATAGATCGAGATGCCCCACGCCCGCAGATTGCTGCGCATGGCTGCAATCGGATGAGAGGGCACAACTCTGCATATGCCGTCGCGTTATTCCGGGGGTCGCCAGGCCCCGCCTTGCGCATCCCCCTGCACCTCACCCTTCGAAAGGACCAGCTGTGGGAGGCATCCTCCTGTGGATCGTGCTCATCTCTGCCGCGGTAGGCACAAGTTGCACCGCACTGACGTCATCCGGGACCGGCCGACTCTGGCAGGTGGACGCCCTCGAA is part of the Streptomyces subrutilus genome and encodes:
- a CDS encoding pectinesterase family protein; this encodes METTQPKARHRRRRLGLTVGIPLATATAVGVSYGGAFGVFGEGARPQAAAATTGPAWAREVADGFASVNALGQNGTYGGRDGAIVTVKTLADLEKYATAPKPYVIVVAGTITMNPKGKEIKVASDKTIVGAGTSGHIVGGGFFLGQGVHNVIIRNLTIRDSYAGTWNDKDHDWDAIQMDGAHHVWIDHNNLRNMADGLIDSRKDTTYLTVSWNQLKNENKAFGIGWTDHVTADVTIHHNWFHETEQRNPSTDNVAHAHLYNNFMQDDPDSSITSSYGNYARGGTKMVLENSYFEGMNNPVIKDGTAALVQRGNVFVDTTGRNESGGTAFDPTTYYRYTLDAAADVPSKVKSGAGPRPAIGTAAKNPAAAAATTLTVAKDGSGTYKTVQAAVDAVPVGNPSRVVISVKPGTYRETVDVPASKPHITIQGSGASRKDTVIVYGNAAGMRKPDGSGTYGTPGSATVAVRSDDSQLRNLSVSNDFDEAANQSLNGHQAVALLTAADKIVLDGVIVTGDQDTLEMETAAPDKPGRVYVTNSYVVGNVDFIFGRATAVIDQSVITLKKRWNGTSAGYITAPSTPAGRNGILINRSTVNGDVAASSFHLGRNWHPGGDKTVDPQATVRNSNLSAAIKRTPWTDMGGFSWKDDRFAEYMNTGPGAGPKSTDRPHLTDAQAASHEVSHWLGGWTP
- a CDS encoding cold-shock protein, which encodes MACRPVPTERTHPAQAASNAPLRRVARPRRPSAAVTPHSAGSRPCSRPPPRWRPGGQCRFWIQAERRVRRVSPFGVVKWFDPDRGTGLISQEGAGPDVQAEASAIQGEDGCLRQGEEVFFNMTLDSWGLRADNIHRSVRREARRLNPSDVVTLHQGLLCP